From the Candidatus Binataceae bacterium genome, one window contains:
- a CDS encoding DUF1329 domain-containing protein: MNKRAILALCVGVVSFGLLSTAHADPFAKVPVGTVITKANCQQYLDHFDVGWQHECTETAPQNSMPPDLQIVIAPTQSYPVPSTYWDATEKYSKQVRLVPTGDGSYNIKGYIAGMPFPYDKLDRNDPLAGFKLMYDAYFQYQPAVMVGYGVHTLSIDRYGNRFEGSSYTMDYVVEANTDAVYPMTIPNSPGEDKGVYFTNYTEQLYPTQLQYIAGVEWDYMDPSRIPDNWAYIPSIRRVLQLSQAARCAPFVANVNFSYDDHSRVQLPPTWFKAQYLGTKYEITYIVPEDRFKQAGDYHNWEIHYGIFPTPKIGGHWEARPWLQLAMQRTPAHAAGYCEAQHYDWLDKEQTMSIAYDDFDQNGKFWRGQYNYNPAKRVPGTNGYSFYSGVWAHINPDFQNFDNSNLLPPMTGFWYNQEAPKRFVNYDRFGNPAGLNEITQ; encoded by the coding sequence ATGAACAAAAGGGCTATTCTCGCCCTCTGTGTGGGTGTTGTTTCCTTCGGACTGCTGAGCACCGCTCACGCGGATCCGTTCGCCAAGGTGCCGGTTGGCACCGTCATCACCAAGGCCAATTGCCAGCAGTATCTCGACCATTTCGACGTCGGCTGGCAGCACGAATGTACCGAAACTGCGCCGCAAAATAGCATGCCACCGGATCTCCAAATCGTAATCGCGCCGACGCAATCCTATCCGGTACCTTCCACCTACTGGGACGCCACCGAAAAATACAGCAAGCAGGTCAGACTGGTTCCCACCGGCGACGGCAGCTACAACATCAAGGGGTACATCGCCGGGATGCCGTTCCCTTACGACAAGCTGGACCGTAACGACCCCCTGGCCGGCTTTAAACTGATGTATGATGCTTACTTTCAGTATCAGCCGGCGGTGATGGTGGGTTATGGGGTCCACACCCTAAGCATCGACCGCTACGGCAACCGCTTCGAGGGCTCTTCCTACACCATGGACTACGTGGTGGAAGCTAACACTGACGCAGTCTATCCGATGACCATTCCAAACTCGCCCGGAGAAGATAAAGGAGTCTATTTCACCAACTACACCGAACAATTGTATCCCACCCAGCTCCAGTATATCGCCGGGGTGGAATGGGACTACATGGATCCCTCGCGGATTCCCGACAACTGGGCCTATATCCCCAGCATTCGCCGCGTCCTGCAGCTATCCCAAGCCGCGCGCTGCGCACCGTTCGTGGCCAACGTAAATTTCAGCTACGACGACCACTCTCGCGTCCAGTTGCCCCCAACCTGGTTCAAGGCCCAGTACCTAGGCACCAAGTACGAGATCACCTACATTGTGCCGGAGGACCGCTTCAAGCAGGCCGGGGATTATCACAATTGGGAAATCCATTACGGGATTTTCCCCACCCCTAAGATAGGCGGCCATTGGGAAGCCCGCCCTTGGCTGCAGCTTGCAATGCAGCGTACGCCTGCTCATGCCGCTGGCTATTGCGAGGCGCAGCACTACGACTGGCTGGACAAAGAGCAGACCATGTCCATCGCGTACGACGACTTCGATCAGAATGGCAAGTTCTGGCGCGGTCAGTACAACTACAACCCGGCCAAGCGGGTTCCTGGCACCAACGGCTATTCCTTCTATAGCGGGGTCTGGGCGCACATCAATCCCGACTTCCAGAACTTCGACAACTCCAACCTGCTGCCACCGATGACTGGGTTCTGGTACAATCAGGAAGCTCCCAAGCGATTCGTCAATTACGATCGCTTTGGAAACCCTGCCGGCCTGAACGAGATCACCCAGTAA